The following proteins come from a genomic window of Gimesia chilikensis:
- a CDS encoding metallophosphoesterase, with the protein MKLQTICVPMLLLAASVLPVHGEELPPAPRSSFTIAVIPDTQHYKGRGTHSKKQAKDPTTNPVFEAITDCIVDELDRQRIVFVSHVGDIVDINNDEQWAVAQNCMDKLHGKVPYGISVGNHDMTGKTGNSALFQKYFPRSRFAEFDWYGGCYPGEPNQPEISGNNANSYQLFSAEGMDFIIMHLECNAPDPVLNWANEVLTRHADRRAIITTHMDLGPLEHPKQPRDYFDAPKGRMVWKKCHGANGNTSQQMWEKCFSKHKNLFLICCGDQSRTQAMRQSVKGQHGNTVHELLSDYGAEGFRLMRFLPAQNQIEVRTWNPVKGASCEKTKLIPERDQHQFTLDYQMTKSAD; encoded by the coding sequence ATGAAGCTCCAGACGATCTGCGTTCCCATGTTGTTACTCGCTGCCTCTGTCCTGCCCGTTCACGGGGAAGAACTTCCTCCGGCGCCCCGGAGCTCCTTCACTATTGCTGTGATCCCGGATACCCAGCACTACAAAGGACGTGGTACGCACAGTAAAAAACAGGCCAAAGATCCCACGACGAACCCCGTCTTCGAAGCGATCACGGACTGCATCGTCGATGAGCTGGACCGACAGCGGATTGTCTTCGTCTCTCATGTCGGCGACATTGTCGACATCAATAACGACGAACAATGGGCCGTCGCTCAGAACTGCATGGACAAGCTGCACGGCAAAGTTCCTTACGGAATCAGTGTCGGCAATCACGACATGACGGGAAAAACCGGCAACTCAGCGCTGTTCCAGAAATATTTTCCCCGTTCCCGCTTCGCGGAATTCGACTGGTATGGCGGCTGCTATCCCGGCGAACCGAACCAACCGGAAATCTCAGGCAACAACGCGAACAGTTATCAGCTCTTCTCTGCAGAAGGTATGGATTTCATTATCATGCATCTGGAATGTAACGCACCCGATCCGGTTCTCAACTGGGCCAATGAAGTACTCACCAGACATGCCGACCGCAGAGCGATTATCACCACCCACATGGATCTGGGCCCGCTCGAGCATCCCAAACAGCCACGCGACTACTTCGACGCGCCCAAAGGTCGCATGGTCTGGAAAAAGTGCCACGGTGCCAATGGGAACACTTCACAGCAGATGTGGGAAAAATGTTTCAGCAAACACAAGAACCTGTTTCTGATCTGCTGTGGTGACCAGAGCCGTACCCAGGCGATGCGCCAGAGCGTCAAAGGCCAACATGGGAATACGGTGCATGAACTGCTCTCCGACTATGGAGCCGAAGGCTTCCGGCTGATGCGGTTCCTGCCAGCTCAAAACCAAATCGAGGTCCGCACCTGGAATCCCGTCAAAGGGGCCTCCTGTGAAAAAACGAAGCTGATTCCTGAGCGGGACCAGCATCAGTTCACGCTGGACTACCAGATGACCAAATCTGCCGACTGA
- a CDS encoding DUF1559 domain-containing protein: MKTCRLQSVKRGFTLIELLVVIAIIAILIALLLPAVQQAREAARRSECKNNLKQLGLAMHNYHDTYRVLPPGFNVDLVVANTATGNGGLGWSGSILPGLDQSNVYNMIDFNADWGTGDNEKACATYLSVYRCPSDITVKHRNHDGIDARVPTSYLACFSGTRGSDSEANVTDADGTFFLNSSIGIRDITDGTSNTIAAGECVNDFDAFKDHFYIGSTSIGGWDGAPREYSEYVASTGVPMNTTNEVCFGSLHTGGAQFLFLDGSVRFLSENMSQTVYSYLGSRADGNPIGEF; this comes from the coding sequence ATGAAAACCTGTCGTCTGCAATCCGTCAAACGTGGCTTCACACTGATCGAACTGCTGGTCGTCATCGCTATCATCGCGATCCTGATCGCCCTGTTACTGCCCGCTGTCCAGCAGGCCCGCGAAGCAGCCCGCCGCTCTGAATGCAAAAACAATCTGAAACAACTCGGCCTCGCGATGCACAACTATCACGACACCTATCGCGTCCTGCCTCCCGGTTTCAATGTCGATCTGGTCGTCGCCAACACAGCCACCGGCAACGGTGGACTGGGCTGGAGCGGTTCCATTCTGCCCGGCCTCGACCAGTCAAATGTTTACAATATGATCGATTTCAACGCCGACTGGGGAACGGGCGATAACGAGAAAGCCTGTGCAACGTACCTCAGCGTCTATCGCTGCCCGTCGGATATTACCGTCAAACATCGCAATCACGACGGCATCGACGCCCGCGTACCGACTTCGTATCTCGCCTGCTTCTCCGGAACCCGGGGATCCGACAGTGAAGCGAATGTCACCGACGCCGATGGCACCTTCTTTCTCAACAGCTCCATCGGAATCCGAGATATCACCGATGGCACCTCGAATACCATCGCTGCCGGTGAATGTGTAAACGACTTCGATGCATTCAAAGACCACTTCTATATCGGTTCAACATCGATCGGCGGCTGGGATGGTGCTCCCCGCGAATACTCCGAGTATGTCGCCAGCACCGGAGTTCCCATGAACACGACCAACGAAGTCTGTTTCGGCAGCCTGCATACCGGCGGCGCCCAGTTCCTGTTCCTCGACGGTTCTGTTCGCTTCCTCAGTGAAAACATGAGCCAGACCGTTTACTCGTACCTCGGCAGTCGTGCTGATGGTAACCCGATCGGCGAATTCTGA
- a CDS encoding FecR domain-containing protein, with protein MKRLFRRQRALVKLIYEVQNETASSAQLRELADRLRHDPEAQKLYVFLMDMHAELILDEEFPTLAEPDLLAPLPEPEAPRPRPRRTRKPISHYLLLTVCYLLPFTVMAYFGYYALQPVPQTQVATLQEMEQGRLISSSKILAEQSPLLTGQRYRLQEGVARLQMNSGATVILESPADFELLHHNGIRLHRGALAAEIVASAVGFVVETPTQRVVDLGTRFGVRVEESGASETHVFHGKVVCAETQTEQADLPPHLLSAGEGIQMPGDGSAAISLTSDENRFSRALQFQARIASLSGSLEYRQEMPQRLGAGDFTSDSNLSLFLEQKNLELPQDVTVWKIPVIGSGDNPREERTVIPRGTRVNVFLLHLDGPHQDAAGNDQPRVALSGSVRFHQSVLGAIKPEKELYATDKTLGRKDVAYDNVEFGQSGRCIDRSDKVELSPDGTELSVAWSLRGGGGIGRDQIRILVEAEE; from the coding sequence ATGAAACGCCTGTTCCGCAGACAGAGAGCACTGGTCAAACTGATTTATGAAGTCCAGAACGAGACAGCCAGCAGTGCACAACTCAGAGAACTGGCGGACCGCCTGCGCCACGACCCCGAAGCGCAGAAACTCTACGTCTTCCTGATGGACATGCATGCCGAGCTGATTCTCGATGAAGAGTTCCCCACACTGGCCGAACCCGATCTACTCGCACCGCTGCCAGAACCGGAAGCTCCCCGTCCGCGCCCTAGACGGACACGTAAACCAATCTCTCATTATCTGTTGCTCACGGTCTGCTATCTGCTCCCGTTTACCGTGATGGCTTACTTCGGCTATTACGCCCTGCAACCGGTCCCTCAAACTCAGGTCGCGACCTTGCAGGAAATGGAACAGGGTCGCCTGATCTCCTCCAGCAAAATACTTGCCGAACAGTCCCCCCTGTTGACCGGACAGCGCTATCGCCTGCAGGAAGGCGTCGCACGACTGCAGATGAATTCCGGAGCAACAGTGATCCTCGAAAGCCCTGCCGACTTTGAACTGTTGCATCACAACGGGATTCGACTTCACCGCGGTGCACTGGCTGCCGAGATCGTCGCCAGTGCTGTCGGCTTCGTCGTCGAAACACCCACACAAAGAGTCGTTGACCTCGGAACCCGCTTTGGAGTCCGCGTCGAGGAGAGCGGCGCCTCGGAAACCCATGTCTTTCATGGCAAAGTCGTTTGTGCAGAAACTCAGACCGAACAGGCAGACCTGCCTCCGCATCTGCTCTCGGCCGGTGAAGGAATTCAAATGCCGGGAGACGGCTCCGCGGCGATCTCGCTGACTTCAGACGAAAATCGCTTTTCGCGGGCCCTGCAGTTCCAGGCACGTATCGCTTCTCTCAGTGGATCGCTGGAATATCGTCAGGAGATGCCGCAGCGTCTTGGTGCAGGCGACTTCACCAGCGACTCGAATTTGTCCCTGTTTCTGGAACAGAAGAATCTGGAACTCCCACAGGATGTGACCGTCTGGAAAATCCCCGTCATTGGCAGCGGAGACAATCCCCGGGAAGAACGCACTGTGATCCCTCGCGGCACCCGCGTCAACGTTTTCCTGCTGCACCTGGATGGCCCGCATCAAGATGCCGCGGGCAACGATCAGCCCCGCGTGGCTCTCAGCGGCTCAGTCCGTTTTCACCAGTCCGTACTGGGAGCGATTAAACCCGAAAAAGAACTGTATGCCACCGACAAGACGCTGGGGCGCAAGGATGTGGCCTACGACAACGTTGAGTTCGGTCAGAGCGGCCGCTGTATCGATCGTTCAGACAAGGTCGAACTCTCACCCGATGGAACGGAATTAAGTGTCGCCTGGAGTCTGCGCGGGGGCGGCGGTATCGGTCGCGATCAGATCCGCATTCTGGTCGAAGCGGAGGAATGA
- a CDS encoding sigma-70 family RNA polymerase sigma factor, whose protein sequence is MDRTRSFTTSRTHHQDASAETAAESSPQQSSADDEQFMRLYAQAYPRIFRFILTLIPCRNDAEEVMQETSLVLWRKFAEYENTGSFTRWACGIARFEVLRLMDRKKRFAALFDEQLLTQLAATHARCEELLEIRRDFLAQCKRQLTEKDLYLLQLIYESEHGAKTAASIMDQPLSTIYRHLDRIRTVLFHCIERKMNAEEHE, encoded by the coding sequence ATGGACCGTACCCGCAGTTTTACAACCTCCCGCACACACCACCAGGATGCATCCGCTGAGACCGCTGCCGAGTCCTCCCCGCAGCAATCCTCAGCCGACGATGAACAGTTTATGCGTCTCTACGCCCAGGCGTACCCGCGCATCTTTCGGTTCATCCTCACTTTGATTCCCTGCCGCAATGACGCCGAAGAAGTCATGCAGGAGACGAGCCTTGTGCTCTGGCGGAAGTTTGCGGAATACGAAAACACTGGCAGCTTCACCCGCTGGGCCTGCGGGATCGCCCGCTTTGAAGTCTTGAGACTCATGGACCGTAAAAAACGCTTCGCTGCGCTGTTCGATGAACAACTGCTGACGCAGCTTGCTGCAACGCATGCCCGCTGTGAAGAACTCCTGGAGATCAGACGCGATTTTCTCGCGCAGTGCAAACGCCAGCTCACCGAAAAAGATCTCTACCTGCTGCAGCTGATCTATGAATCTGAGCATGGAGCGAAGACGGCCGCCAGCATTATGGACCAGCCCCTGAGCACCATCTATCGGCACCTGGATCGCATCCGCACTGTCCTGTTCCACTGCATCGAACGCAAAATGAATGCGGAGGAACACGAATGA
- a CDS encoding YHS domain-containing protein translates to MSSRPLCTGCLMTLTLIFSVGCGSSDQPQNTPEQVSVDLGGGVDLGDAGAMDMEAAPSEPKTKKPVRRFQPVTLGGNQSASGSSADGAPEEQKFDNVLEALKPLQIMLGEWGGTTFKKFDGFSSVETLDWVWDLQSNPAQPALVMQADKSRYYENARLTYLADKQKYRLTVTDKDGQKKVYEGEFSVPLTKIPGDDNPNVMHSTYKLSLALVEPADEKKHAQIILNQQNNDRYMFELYDLRGDSYARVDTINTRRKGTSFAKSDSDYGSKTCIISGGLGTSQVSYQGKSYYVCCSGCRKAFEANPEKWIAKYEANKKKTDTQ, encoded by the coding sequence ATGTCTTCGCGTCCCCTCTGCACCGGCTGTCTGATGACCCTCACTCTGATCTTCAGTGTCGGCTGCGGTTCCTCTGACCAGCCACAAAACACACCGGAACAGGTCAGCGTCGATCTGGGCGGCGGGGTCGATCTCGGTGATGCCGGCGCCATGGATATGGAAGCTGCCCCTTCGGAACCCAAAACCAAAAAACCGGTCCGGCGGTTCCAGCCGGTGACACTCGGCGGTAACCAGTCCGCCAGCGGCTCCTCTGCCGATGGTGCTCCCGAAGAACAGAAATTCGACAACGTACTCGAAGCACTCAAGCCCCTGCAGATCATGCTCGGCGAATGGGGAGGCACGACGTTCAAAAAATTCGATGGATTCAGTTCTGTGGAAACACTCGACTGGGTCTGGGACCTGCAGAGCAATCCGGCACAACCCGCGCTCGTCATGCAGGCCGATAAAAGTCGTTATTATGAAAACGCACGGCTCACCTACCTGGCCGACAAACAGAAATACCGGCTGACGGTTACCGACAAAGACGGACAGAAAAAAGTTTACGAAGGCGAATTCTCCGTCCCCCTGACCAAGATCCCCGGCGACGATAATCCTAACGTCATGCACTCCACGTATAAGCTCAGCCTGGCACTCGTCGAACCGGCGGATGAAAAGAAACACGCCCAGATCATCTTGAATCAGCAGAACAATGATCGCTACATGTTCGAACTTTACGATCTTCGTGGCGACAGCTACGCACGCGTGGATACCATTAACACCCGCCGCAAAGGAACCTCGTTTGCGAAAAGCGATTCGGACTACGGTTCCAAAACCTGTATCATCTCGGGAGGTCTGGGAACTTCGCAGGTCTCTTATCAGGGCAAGTCCTACTATGTCTGCTGCAGCGGCTGTAGAAAAGCATTTGAAGCCAATCCGGAAAAATGGATTGCCAAATACGAAGCCAATAAAAAGAAAACCGACACGCAATAA
- a CDS encoding sodium:solute symporter family transporter, translating to MKVLLATSQSLPLLFAADETGPDAALISFMIYTVAVFVLAALSNQLLKSKSFLSEYFLGSRGLGVWAFALTFAATSSSGGSFTGFPSKIYSHGWILALWIGSYMVVPICTMGLIGKRLNQIARRSGSITVPDVIRDRFHSPILGLMAVSLIVFFMSFNLVAQFKAGSLILQTLLDGVAVFESTADGLAQAVSGIPFLSDGVSPEYLLCLLVFGIAVIVYTTYGGFHAVVWTDVMQGIVMVIGVIIMLPLAISQAGGLENTTKLMAKMTPPRYSAADKGGITLTLDKPAAEDMRIEVGTWITDKPIESSKVPLLFRVTAASEIPAGKTTVDEVKVIQLTTLEDIDRILKRKEQENFLSGVSVSNIDLVQYAYGEEASQQGAYVVGPGPSPASNNGFLPLSLAISFFFMWAISGTGQPANMVRLMAFRDTKTLQRSICTVAIYYTLIYFPLVVIFCCARVILPGMEGESDRIMPAMAVYLTENIGMGWLAGLLVAAPFAAVMSTVDSFLLLISSAWVRDVYQRNINPEASEKTIKMLSYLATFVVGTAAMIVAINPPQFLQDIIVYVGSGLAASFLAPIVYALYWRRVNAAGAMGAMVGGFGLHLAMYVTGYFENGSFFKPYQLFDFDPIIVGLFGSFICGFIVTKLTAPPPQELVHKFFYKEKAGS from the coding sequence TTGAAAGTCTTACTAGCTACCAGTCAGAGTCTACCATTACTGTTTGCAGCAGATGAAACCGGCCCCGATGCGGCGCTGATTTCCTTTATGATCTATACGGTTGCAGTTTTCGTACTCGCAGCCCTCTCAAACCAGCTGCTCAAAAGCAAAAGCTTCCTCAGTGAATACTTCCTGGGAAGTCGTGGCCTGGGGGTCTGGGCCTTCGCATTGACCTTTGCTGCCACCAGTAGTTCCGGTGGAAGTTTTACCGGATTTCCTTCCAAGATTTATTCACACGGCTGGATTCTCGCTTTGTGGATCGGCAGTTACATGGTCGTCCCGATCTGTACGATGGGTTTGATCGGGAAACGATTGAACCAGATTGCACGGCGCTCCGGATCGATTACGGTTCCCGACGTGATTCGCGACCGCTTTCACAGTCCTATTCTGGGTTTGATGGCCGTCTCGCTGATCGTGTTTTTCATGTCGTTTAACCTGGTGGCCCAGTTCAAAGCGGGCAGCCTGATTCTGCAGACACTGCTCGATGGCGTTGCTGTCTTTGAGAGCACCGCCGATGGCTTGGCACAGGCTGTCTCAGGCATCCCATTTCTCTCTGATGGGGTGAGTCCGGAATACCTGCTCTGCCTGTTGGTGTTTGGTATCGCCGTGATTGTTTATACAACGTATGGTGGTTTCCATGCGGTGGTCTGGACCGACGTGATGCAGGGTATCGTGATGGTGATCGGTGTGATCATCATGCTCCCCCTGGCAATTTCACAGGCGGGCGGACTGGAGAACACCACCAAGCTGATGGCGAAAATGACGCCTCCCCGCTATTCCGCTGCAGACAAAGGGGGGATCACACTCACCCTGGATAAACCTGCTGCGGAGGACATGCGAATTGAGGTTGGCACCTGGATCACAGACAAGCCGATTGAAAGTTCCAAAGTCCCGCTGTTGTTCCGGGTGACCGCTGCTTCAGAAATTCCAGCTGGCAAAACCACCGTAGATGAGGTGAAAGTGATTCAGCTGACCACGCTGGAAGACATCGACCGCATTTTGAAACGGAAAGAACAGGAGAATTTCCTCAGCGGAGTGAGTGTCTCCAACATTGATCTGGTGCAGTATGCCTATGGGGAGGAAGCAAGTCAGCAGGGAGCTTATGTTGTCGGTCCGGGGCCCAGCCCTGCCAGTAACAATGGGTTTCTGCCTCTGAGCCTGGCGATCTCGTTCTTCTTCATGTGGGCGATTTCCGGAACGGGGCAGCCTGCAAATATGGTGCGTCTGATGGCGTTCCGCGATACGAAAACGCTGCAGCGTTCGATTTGTACCGTAGCCATTTACTACACCCTGATTTACTTCCCACTGGTGGTGATTTTCTGTTGTGCCCGGGTTATTTTGCCGGGGATGGAAGGCGAATCCGACCGTATCATGCCGGCGATGGCCGTTTATCTGACGGAGAACATCGGCATGGGCTGGCTGGCTGGTCTGCTGGTGGCGGCACCATTTGCCGCTGTGATGTCGACCGTAGACAGCTTCCTGTTGCTGATTTCCTCTGCCTGGGTCCGCGACGTGTATCAGCGGAATATCAATCCCGAAGCCAGCGAGAAGACAATTAAAATGCTGAGTTACCTGGCGACCTTTGTCGTTGGTACCGCAGCGATGATTGTCGCGATCAATCCACCTCAGTTCCTGCAGGACATTATTGTGTATGTAGGGAGTGGACTGGCGGCAAGCTTCCTGGCACCGATCGTCTACGCTCTGTACTGGCGTCGTGTGAATGCCGCTGGTGCGATGGGGGCGATGGTAGGCGGCTTCGGACTGCATCTGGCGATGTATGTGACCGGATACTTCGAGAATGGCAGCTTTTTCAAGCCATATCAGTTGTTCGATTTCGATCCGATCATTGTCGGTCTGTTTGGTTCGTTCATCTGTGGATTCATTGTCACGAAGCTGACTGCACCTCCGCCACAGGAACTGGTGCATAAGTTTTTCTATAAAGAGAAAGCCGGTTCCTGA
- a CDS encoding amidohydrolase family protein, with amino-acid sequence MEYIDAHSHVWTPDVKKYPLAPGYKVADMQPPSFTAEELQAEMMPVGVNRVVLIQMSFYGFDNSYMLDCMAKYPGMFSGVAVIDQKGDNPTPKMLDLKKKGVRGFRIAPKTKKVDEWLDGACMEEMWTTGAKEGMAMCCLMNPNGLPALDKMCQKHRDTTVVIDHLARIGVTGKIEPEEVDALCKMAKHPNVYVKVSAFYALGKKQMPYHDLAPLIKKVYQAFGAKRLMWATDCPYQVQGPHTYRASIDLIKNGLPFLSDDDKSWILEKTAEHVFFQGI; translated from the coding sequence ATGGAATATATCGACGCACATTCGCATGTCTGGACTCCTGACGTCAAAAAATACCCCCTGGCTCCCGGGTATAAGGTCGCGGATATGCAGCCTCCCAGTTTTACGGCGGAAGAGCTGCAGGCAGAGATGATGCCGGTCGGTGTGAACCGGGTCGTGCTGATCCAGATGTCCTTCTATGGTTTTGACAACAGCTACATGCTGGATTGCATGGCCAAGTATCCGGGAATGTTTTCCGGTGTGGCTGTGATCGACCAGAAGGGGGACAACCCGACGCCGAAGATGCTGGACCTCAAGAAAAAGGGAGTCCGGGGCTTCCGAATTGCACCGAAGACGAAGAAGGTCGACGAGTGGCTGGACGGTGCGTGCATGGAAGAGATGTGGACGACCGGTGCAAAAGAAGGCATGGCCATGTGCTGCCTGATGAATCCCAATGGGCTGCCCGCACTGGATAAAATGTGTCAAAAGCATCGCGACACGACCGTGGTGATCGACCACCTGGCACGCATCGGCGTGACGGGCAAGATTGAGCCTGAGGAAGTCGACGCGTTGTGTAAGATGGCCAAGCATCCCAACGTTTATGTCAAAGTTTCTGCCTTTTATGCCCTGGGCAAGAAGCAGATGCCCTACCATGATCTGGCGCCACTCATTAAAAAGGTGTATCAGGCCTTTGGTGCTAAACGCCTGATGTGGGCTACCGACTGTCCTTACCAGGTGCAAGGACCCCATACTTACAGGGCGTCGATCGATCTGATCAAGAACGGACTACCGTTCCTGTCGGATGACGACAAATCATGGATTCTGGAAAAGACCGCCGAACATGTCTTTTTCCAGGGCATTTAA